A region of the Anolis sagrei isolate rAnoSag1 chromosome 4, rAnoSag1.mat, whole genome shotgun sequence genome:
CACTTCAAAATGGTTTATTTGTTATCCATACATAAAAAATATTTGAGATGTTATTATTCATCCACGTATTGCAGATGGAGACAGGGCCAGCCCAATAGATTTTGCTACTTAAGAGCATCCATATAGTGCAAGACCTTTCCCATACAGTAACCAGGAAGTGTCAAACCTGCAGGTTTTACAAGCAGGTTTTACAACATATTATCAACCCACTATTGAGCAACCTTCCTATATCAAGTTTTCACTGGAAGATAATTTTCCCCATGTGACTTTGTCCATTGCCAAGTTTCTCTTGGAGGTATCCAATATAAGAAATCTTCCTGCTCCAGACTCAGGTGAAACTAGCCTTTGCATTAATCTGTATGTACATTCCCTAATGTATCTTCTTGTGAGGATCTTTGACAGTCAAGCTACTTGGGTCTGTAATAAGCTTGTAGTTGTCGAAATGGACCAAACATGCTAGGTGTTACTTGGACATCATAGTTCCAGGAACAGGAGGGATATCAAATTATTGCTTACTGGTAATAAGGCTGTGTAGCTTTAATGTACATTCAATTCATATAATTGTTTGGAATTTAATTGTATCTAAACACATTTTATTAAGCAATTTTTACAGTGTATTTCCATGCTTTTAATTATATTCTTTTGTACCATCCCAACATGGCCTGTTTGTTTCCCAGTACAGTGTGTGCACACTTCTTTCTAGATGTGTGTAAGATTTATAtaagtactagctgtgccctgccacgcgttgctgtggcctatagtaaaacttatcaaagttgagatagatatctggactattatgaaagagaggtacctacctatttcttcccccttttcctccccctttctctcctttcttccttctctccctctttctttccttctttcactacttggtttcatccttctctctttccttcattccctccccctttcttcctttgcctttcttccctccctgtttgcttccttctttcactttttattcccttttatttcaccaccatcataacaataacaataatgcaatgcattgcctctgggacctgacacctctcccattccccctaaaagggcctcataggaacaatagcatcataataataataatagaaataacaacctttacccgccacgtgttgctgtggccaatcttccctctttctctccttcttttcctccctccctccttccttccttccttccttccttccttccttccttccttccttcccatctttccttctcctcttctttctctatctctttccttccttccccctttttctttctcttctgctgtctcttttctttccttccatctttccttttctttccttttcttcttcctctaactttccttccttccccctttttctttacctccctttctctttcttccttctttccttccttcctgtctttcctagattttgacagggcgggaaggggcggggtggggtttggaggtggcctgaagtaaaaggaggtaagattggggcaggggagtgatggagcgtggggttgcgtgtgtgtgtgcggcggcggggggagtgagggagcctggggttgcgtgtgtgtgtgcggcggcggggggagtggggttgcgtgtgtgtgcggcggtggggggagtgatggagcgtggggttgcgtgtgtgtgtgcagcggcggggggagtgatggagcgtggggttgcgtgtgtgtgtgcggcggcggggggagtgatggagcctggggttgcgtgtgtgtgtgcggcggcagggggagtgatggagcgtggggttgcgtgtgtgtgtgcggcagggggtgtgtgtgtgcgggaagcggcgcggcggggcttggagtgggcatggtttccgcagagggaacgttggctggaaggccatgtgcgcgcgggatggaacttgcggctgggcgccaatgcgcatgctgttgttttgccgttttgtgagtgtgttgctgtgttgtttttcattttgagtagatatgtttgtaccttgtgggttgtgttatgggcacagggattttagttaagtttcgttgggggatttttgagttttgttgttttgccgttttgtgagtgtgttgttgtgttgtttttcattttgagtagatatgtttgtaccttgtgggttgtgttatgggcacagggattttggttaagtttcattgggggatttttgagttttgttgttttgccgttttgtgagtgtgttgttgtgttgtttttcattttgagtagatatgtttgtaccttgtgggttgtgttatgggcatgggaattttggttaagtttcgttggggggtttttgagttttgtttcctcgttggatgcccctaacaaatttatatatatagactagctgtacccaccacacgttgatgtgaccaaccttccctccctctttctctacttctttctttctctcctttccctccctttcctttcttccctctttttctttcccttcttctttcttccttctctacctgtttcttttctcgcttcctttgctaattggttccatccttccttgtcttttccctccctcccttccttccttcctctttctctctttcattcctcctctccttccttccctttcacttttttatttccttctctccttccttctgtccttccctctttctttctttccttccttctctccctccttctctccccctttctttccttctttctctccttccctccttctttccctttttctctctctccttccttccttctctacccttctttatctcattccctccttctttcccttcttctttttctccctccttctctccttccttccttctctacccttctttctttccttctttctcgccttccctctttctctccctccttccttctctacccttctttccttcttccctccttctctccttccttccttccccatttctgtgtatgtattttgtgtgtgcatatgcatatatgtgtgtttgtgtgtatatatatatatatatatatatatatggttttgtatatgcgttgtaatgtatttttttggctttttaagtcccttctgttgtgtttttcagtgtttttatgagtgatggtcactcggtggcctgataggtgtcttgtgtccaaatttggtgtcaattcgtccagtgttttttgagttatgttaatcccacaaacgaaaattacatttttatttatatagattgtattgttttatggtttGTTGACTGTAATAAAGGCATCGCTGATTGATTGATATTTAAGAACATGATGGCACCACAGCTCTCCAACTGATTGGCAATGGAATACCTCCTCCATTTCGGCAAGTTAGGAAAATAGGATATTCTAAGCCAGTGGTGGCAAACCTATGGCACGCATGCCAGTAGGGGAACACAGTGCCCTCTCTGCCGGCACACAAACTGCAAAATATATCTGACAAGCAAAAATGAACATCAGTAAACTTTATTATACAGAACAGACTTTTAAGCTATTGCATTAATTTGGATTAAAATCAGAAGGACAATATCCTTGGAACACTGTTCATAACAGGAAAACCAATTACACAATAAACTTTCCATCCAGTAGTGATGTTGACTTGTCCCACGTTATTATACACGttacatataataaaaaaaaatatttccatcaATTTAAGCAATAGTTTAATTCTCAATGAAATAAACATTTCTATAAACATTTTATGTTCAATTCAAAAATGTAACAAATGCTACTTTGTACTTTTATAAAGTTATAAAACAAGTATGATTACCAAACAGACACAAGGATCATCTGAAAAAATTTGTTCTATCAATCAACAGTGAGATCACCTTCCAGGAATGTCTCCTGTCTCTTGCACAAACCCCGCTAACATTAATGTGAATGGTGCAACAACAGAAAAAGAAGTTCACATCCATTCGTCTCTTTTACTTTCAGAGATGACTGCTCATGAGAAATTATGGCCGAGTCTGTTGACTGGCAAAAGAGAACCGGAGTGAGAGTGTAATGGGATTGTTCCCTTAGTTGTAACATATGGAATCAATCATGGGATTCTTAAAAGCAGCATTGAAGGAAACATCAGTGTATGGCATGTTTTTCTTTatcaaaatgtacttgttccataTGTTAATAGAGGTGGCTCAAGACTTGGGCTTTAAAACAACAGGTGCATCTTTGGAGGATGCAATGATAGCTACAAACATTAAGAAGTTCTCAGGTACCAGGAAACTACCATGGCATTATGATAAATGTGCTTTTTCTTCACTACTTTGCTCTGCCCAGTCTCATTTTTGTcacaggaaaggaaaaaaaacttatgCAAGTTTTAAAAATCTATGAATAATTTAAGCAATATATGGAACACGTAGTTCTGAATTACGTGTCACCTATATATGAACCATCTAGGCATACAAAATAACATGTCAGATATGAAGGTACTGAGGTGTGGCTTTTGGCAAGTCAGCTGGAAAAAAGTATTCCACATAAAACAAGATCCTTTAAATAACGTCTCTTTGGAAAGGGCCACATAAGAACTAATGAGAGACACTGAAGGAACTTGGGTCGGAGGCTGCTCCCCggcctttctccctccccccatgAATGCTCTGGAGGAATCTTCAAGGGACCTCAGCTGCTTTGTCCGTGTGCTCTTGGTGCTTGGCATCCAACGGGGACTATGTGCTGCCCTCTTTGGGAGACGATGACAGCGGAGGTTGCTGGAGCGGCTGTGTGCCCGTAGCTGTCTTGATCGAGTTCAGGGTTTTGCTAAACCAAGAGTTTTTGGCAGCTTGGATTTCACTCATTAGGGCACCTCTCTGGTGTTCCAGTTCCTGATAAAGGACATTGAACAATAAAACAGATGAGATAACTATTCAGAATAGTAGAATTACTGTAATTACTGTAACACCTCAAtggtttttgtccccagagtatatttccccacctgtatgaaggtctatatcagcgtttctcaacctggggatcgggacccctggaggggtcgccaaagccaatcagaaaacacagtattttctgttggtcatgggttctctgcgggaagtttggcccaattctatcattggtggggttcagaatgctctttgattgtaggtgaactataaatcccagcaactacaactatataatgtcaaggtctattttccccaaactccaccagggttcacatttgggcatattaagtattcgtgccaagtttggtccagatccatcattgtttgagtccacagtgctctctaggtgtaggtgaactacaactataaaattcaagatcattgcccaccaaacccttgtagtattttctgttggtcatgggggttctgtgtaccaagatcggttcaattccatcgttgcttgagttcagagtgctctttaattgtaggtgaactataaataccagcaactacaactccaaatgacaaaatcaatccccccaacctcaccagtattcaaatttgggcatattgggtatttgtgccaaatttggtccagtgaatgaaagtgcatcctgcatatcagatatttacattacaattcgtaagagtagcaaaattacagttaagaggaagcaacaaaaatgttatggttgggggtcaccacaacatgaggaactgtattaaggggtcacagcattaggaagattgagaaacactggtctatatttatgaccctgttcctttatgagtttctcccccacaaacaatctgctccatccctatctcatcctgattttagtatttttagtatcttagtttttatattgcacatgcggcccactcattgttattttattttattttattttattgtgtatgattttcttttatcatttttgtacccagcgtacctgtccgaacgtatctccttctatgtcccaccttggagtttaagatcttctggggaggccctgctcttggtcccgcctctatcacaagtgaggctggtagggacgagggacagggccttctcagtggtggcccctcacctgtggaactcactccccggggaactTTTGATACTGCCTAAGTTTTTGAAGTTGTCTCTGCACAGGGGATGTAATGGTAAACAACATACTTATGTAAATGTAACAACATACTTATACATTCAAATTACCTGTATTTTGCATTTGGCTTCTACAAGTTGTAGTTTGGTCTGTGCCAGATCCAGCTCCATTTCTCTTAGTTGTTTTTTAAGGGCATCCTTCTCATCATCTGTGATAGTTTCTGTGTTTTCTCTAGGCTCTGTTGGTCCTCTCAAGATGTCTCCTTTACTAAAGATTTCACTGCAGTGTTTGCAAGCCATCACCTTCCCCTAAAACAAGACATAAAAAGCAATAACCAGTTAATGTTGTTGGACTTATTTCATTCCTGCTTTTATCTCACAGTCAAGatgcaaagtggctcacaacattaaaaacagaacaatacaatgtAAAATCCACAAAGAAACAAATATTAAATGACATGAATGgtcataatttttttaataaagGTAAGGCTGGGTTGTTAAAGAGTTTTCctagctatatggctatgttccaaaagcattagctcctgacgtttcacccacatctatggcaggcatcttcagaagttgtgaggtctgttggaaactaggcaagtgaggtttatatatctgtggaatgtccagggtgggagaaagaacactttccagcaaaggattctcccaggcaggaagcagccaggctttgaagctggaatgccattaaatgcttatcagggtggccaattgcaacattcacacttgcctcaagtagacaatagttctttctcccacactggacattcaacagatatataaaccttacttacctagtttccaacagacctcacaacctctgaggatgcctgccatagatgtgggcaagtacctgcaccttggattgggactggaaaataaacggcaaccaatggagctccttaaacaggggggtagaccgcttcctgtaattcgcaccagttagtagtctggctgccactcgttggaacAGTTGGAATTTCAGGCCGtcctcaagggcagccccacatagagcacattgcattcgtccaatctagaggtaactaaggccaCTTAGGTCAAATCTGaattcacgaggtacagtcgcagctggcgcacaagcttcaattgtgtgaaggccctctagccaccaccgacgcctgtgCTTCAAGCGTTAGCACTGAGTGCAGGAGGACGTCCAAGCTGCGgatctgtgacttcagggggagtgcaaccctgtcaagcacaggttgccaccctataacaCGTTCCGGCCTGCGAttgccctggaggacctctgtcttgtcaggattgatcctcaacttattcgtcctcatccagaccatcacagcggcaaTGCACTTGTCCAGTACCCaaagggcttccttggaattaggtggaaaaggtCTTACAAACCTTTTCAAAACAACTGATTGTTTGTTCTCTGTGTTAAAAATGGCACCTAAAGAGTCAGTTGAAGAAGAATGTCAACATCCAGACCTAAAAGTAATGTACAAAAGTAAAACAGTGTACAACCACTCTGAGATAGATACAAGATTCGGAGTAGTCTACTCTCACCTTTAAGACCTCAAGTTCCTCTTTATTGGCTGCCTGTTGTTTCTCCAGCCTGCTACTCAATTGGGTGCAAATCTAGGAGAAGACACCGAGTTTCAGAGTTATTTCACTTCATAAAGAAAACAGAAATTATTTTGAGGAGGCATAACATTTAATCTTCTTACAGCCTTGACAGCCGTGAGTTACTCTCTTACAGGTAAGTTAATGAGCATTTGCAAGGCTAATTTTCAAGACTTAAAAATATTGAGAACTGTCCAACCAGTGGTGTGAAGGATATGATGGGCAATTTATAACTGGATAATAACTTGTAGATATCAgacataaagtaaaggtaaaagtttcccctgacattaagtctagtcgtgtccgactcgggggggggggggggggggatgtgtactcatctccatttctacgtaaaagagctggcattgtccatagacacctcaaaggtcatgtggccagcatgactgcatggagcgccattaccttcccgccgaagcagtacctattgatctattcacatttgcatgttttaaactgcaaatgtgaataaactgcctgacagcgggagctcaccctgctccccagattcaaaccgccaacctttcagtcagcaagttcagcagctcagcggtttaacccgctgcactaccagAGGACCTAGATATCAGACATACGTAAGGAGAAAACATGCCCGCTGCAGGACTCTGCTGGAAAGCAGCCAAGTACTTAGGGTTGACTTCAGATATCAGTGGGTTGTGCTAGGAGAAAAGCATGCCCATATTATTCttgtgttggagctcagcctgtgattgtgtttcaggatcagggtgctttcaATGTGAGAAATGATGGCAATAAGTTGCAAGACGAGTTTCAAGGTGGCCATGGTTTggccagtgatattgatgcagagaatgaccaggagatccctgtgcaaagtgtagtttcccatgagaatgtccctgaggggtgtggggatgatagtgtgctttctgaattgttagcagagagttcccatgatacgGAACATGAAAATaactcggcacctggcccagctgcagaagttaatgagcaaatagataaacAGGAGGAGATCAGTCAATACACGagagccaaacagtggcttcggcaATCTGCCAGGttctgagagaaaaagataagaaattctcagctaaagcaaaaccaatttctaagtgttagagacatagctaacaaggagataaaagtcccaagtacaggatatgtagtcataTAAAGCgtagtttggaatcaagtcaaaatcacatccttgttcatggaaaccttgcttggaaaattcatgttttaagtgctttttttTCATGGTTTTGGTCTATGCTTTTATAGTGATGCTTTGGATTCacatttcctgatttcttgccttttatttggaaagttttgactttgtttttatggaacaTGCTGGACTAtgaccctgcttatcttcctacctaattggatttgttcctgcttatcttcctaactaattggatttacctatttctttaaagtgcttttttaccttactgctttttaattatcttcaataaaaggattgttttccattcaaccatgtggtgtttaaagtcagagggcttttcctctcctggagtgcaacatcttGTTCTACACACACTAAATGCATACATTCTGAAAGGAGAGTTGAAACAGTAAAACCCCGAACCCAAAACATTACTTGTTTATATTCCGCAATGATGGCAGTTGTCTTCTTGATTTCAGATTCCGCCTTCTCCAGCCTTTTTCTGAAGATCTCTTTCAACTGGAATGAGAGAGAAAACAGAGTTGCAGTCAAACGAGGAACAGCCTAGTAAAATAATCATAAGTAGCTTGTAGCTGGACCAGCTGTCCCTCCAATTTTGAAACAATGAGACAGTCCACAAACTAACCCAGcaatcatttttattttgtattaacaTCCCTTCATCTAAAATACTGATAttcatataaagccctaaacgattccgacccagcttacctgttctaatatatctcctcctatgaaccatcttaagagcttaagattgtctgggtaagccctgctctcgattccgcctgccttgcaagtgcaattggcagagacgaaggacagggccttctcagtggtggccccccagctatgaatcaccctccccagggatattagataagccccctcccttctgactttctgaaaaaagttaagacctggctctttgagcaagcttttgagaatgcagcggaatagataacatggaactatgaatgatgaacatggaatgttattttactctattattttttattattttaataatgagtacatttacattgaaggaggttagaataatggtttaataagagttgtacagttttatcttaaattaccgtTTTATGTAACTATTCAGAAATATTTAGCCTAtggatgcctcagttaatgtaattttattttgaaattaaccCATAagggatgcatttcccaccctcagcttatactcgagtcaataagttttcccagttttttgtgaaaaaattaggtgcttcggcttatattcgggtcggcttatattcaagtatatatggtattattattactttacctGGGCTGTTTCTTCTTCCTGTTTTTGCTTCTCCTCTTCAGTTTCCACAAGTTTCTGTTTGGTCAAAAGCAGCTCCTTGTTCAAAACATCTGCTTTGTCTTCAGCCTGAAAAAGTCACATACATACAAGTTGCAATAATGCAATTTATCTCACAGGGAACCTTACTGGAATTGAACTGGGTGTTTTTCAATTTGAGCAGTTTGAGCAGTACAGGAAAAAAGATGAAGTGTGTATGAGTGAAACAGAATGCTGGAGGGTGCTGGAAAGAGTAATAAATGACTGAGAGTGAGAAATGAGAGCTTGGAAGGTGGGAGGAATTAGAAATTTATGTAAGAGTATGTGTGAATCATAGAGGACAGTCAACTTAAAATAAAAACTATGTGGACACATTTTGAGACATTGTTATTGTTGcctattttaaataaatgttcaTTCACCCACACCTGATTTATTAGCCAAGCCATGATGAGCTATGACAAATCTGAAAGCAGGAAACACTTGTTTTACAGTTATAAGAGGTGTCCCAAATATAAAGGAGTTTGCTAACAGCGTAAGTGAAATTCAGAACTTTGGAAGCCTGTGAAAGAGGTAAGAGCCCTAAGGTATTTGAGCTTAAATCTACTTAAACAAATGAGTGTGCAAGGACCAGAGGAAATGCAACATTTCCAACAATGATATTATATGACTACCGAAGAGGTGTGAGATAAGTAAACTGTGGTTTTAAAAAGTCTCTTCTTGCTGCCAAGGAGTGAGCTCAGGTGTGGTGAGCATGACAGTAAGCTCACCTAaagattcattattattattattattattattattatctttattcatacccgcctttctccctgtggagaCTCGAGGTGGCTAATAATCCCACTACACAAGTTTAGAAAGTATAGTACAAAAGTAGTAACAGTATGCtgaaaaaatacaacaaattCACTTAAAATGACATTTAGTGCCatggttaaactgctagctgcaggaaatctgctgactggagggttagcagttcaaagccacgAGTCGGGGTAAGCTcccagctgtcagccctagcttctgccttcctagcagttcgaaagcatgtaatgcaagtagatcaataggtacctcctcggcggggaggtaaaagggcACCCTATGCAGACATGCCGGTAACATGATAGAAGAAATCTATGGACAACAgtctccttggcatggaaaaaaatggaacaagagcacctccccatagccagagttgagcattgcctccagacccAAATGGAGCTGGAGATGGAAGGGAAGGCCTTTACCACTGTGTATTCTATGTCGTTGTTTACTgtttaaaaaggcattgaatgtttgctttgtaTATGTAAAATTGTAAGTTCTCGGGGAgttaaggtggaatataaataaagtgtattattattattattattattattattattactactactattactattactattagaaacacaacaagatgagtccacagcagacactctgctgactgttgtattgggtcacacgtcagacacttcccaagtgtctagaactgtgtgacgTATTGGCGAatcatgcgtgcagatcccagtaaagtggccttctgcagctggcagatggtaattttgtcagtgctgattgtgtttaagtgcaggccaaggtctttagatactgcacccattgtgccgatcaccactgggaccaccttgactggcttttgccggagtctttgcagttcaatttttaaatcctcacatcgtgccagcttttccagttgtttctcttcaatcctgctgtcacctgggattacaacatcgacgatctatactttgttttttaacacgatcgtaatgtcaggagtattgtgctccagaactctgacagtctgaattcggaagtcccagagtaatttgatgtgttcattttctgtaactttttcatgcttgtgatcccaccagttctttgttttgttattattattattattattattattattagaaacacaacaagaggagtccacagcagacactctgctggctgttgaattggatcacatgtcagacacttcccaagtgtctaggactgtgtgatgtatcggcaaataatgggtgcagatcccagtaaggtggccttctgcagattattattattattattattattattattattattattatttaaaactcatATTCATGGCAATGTGTGTTGTGTCTCTGTacatataagttgacctcattcTTGCCACTTTTAACATAAGTAGTTAAGgcaacatttattatattactgtcTGTAATGCAGACTCtacaaaaaaattgaaacagaatCTCTTTGTAACAAATATCTCAGGCAGGCATTATGTAGAAGTACTTGTACCAATGAAGAAAACTATATGCATACTAGGTCTAAGTGTATTGGAAGAATTTAGGGTCATACAGCactcatttattttcatttatttttacaaCAACATCATAAGGTGGACTATGGTGTTGATAGTGATGCTATGGCAAAACATAAACAGAAGCTGATATCCGAAGGATATGGAATTTTTCTAATATCAAAGTCTACAGTACATAAAATATTATCTCTATGACCTACACTGCTTAGAAGTTTATTTCAGTCCTTATCAGCAGACCGAAAGCtatttttcccccttcctccttctgcCATTATATATGTTTATAGTAGCATCCAAACagaacacttattattattattattattattattattattattattattattatattaatttcaaATCCACACCTAAAGGATGAGAATAATAACTATGCTTTCAATTCTGTTCCCTAGATGTGAACATGACAttgatttctctcctttcttatcAGGCCTGGCTGCAGATGAAGACATTCTCACCTGATCCAAGTCATTTCGTAGAGCAATTTTGCTTGTTACGAGTTCATGGGCGAGGTCATCATTCTCTTGCTCAAGTCTCATGCTGGCTTCCTGAAGCCTGCGGTTCTCTcgctggaggaaaagaggaaggaacaaAACAGAAACTTAACTCTTATCTATAATGTCCAAACCAGATAACAGAGGACATGCAAGCTATTTGAACTAGTAGAACACAGGTGTAGAAAGCACTAAGCAAAGCATGATAGGCTGCTCTCTAGCCATATCCTTATGGACGATATCAAGCTATGGTAAAACAGAATACATTTAAGTTCTTCTAGCCATTATTTATATTATGAAAAGTATACAATCATTgagttgtcaaaggatttcatgatcggaatccctgggttgctgtgaattttccgggctgtatggccatgttccagaagcattctctcctgaatttCACCTACATTGATTGCAGGCATCTTtgtgtaatgtaatacaatatactgtacatactcgagtataagcctagttcttcagcccttttttaggctgaaaaagtcccgctcggcttatattcgagtcaaagttatttattattttaccctgttagaaatactgtattgttgttgttgttcttacattgatcattctactttattattgtttttattatatttattattttgctctattattagtagtagtattattacatttattattttactctattt
Encoded here:
- the RABGAP1L gene encoding rab GTPase-activating protein 1-like isoform X3; translation: MEEGVPCPTPAPKLAPPIKKSQDIHDERSKLVNEYACRVLELLGMGHRLFVPRLLATSKEDLLQADFEGALKFFRVQLPKRYRAEENARRLMEQACNIKVPTKKLKKYEREYQTMRENQLQQEDPLDQYKRENRRLQEASMRLEQENDDLAHELVTSKIALRNDLDQAEDKADVLNKELLLTKQKLVETEEEKQKQEEETAQLKEIFRKRLEKAESEIKKTTAIIAEYKQICTQLSSRLEKQQAANKEELEVLKGKVMACKHCSEIFSKGDILRGPTEPRENTETITDDEKDALKKQLREMELDLAQTKLQLVEAKCKIQELEHQRGALMSEIQAAKNSWFSKTLNSIKTATGTQPLQQPPLSSSPKEGST
- the RABGAP1L gene encoding rab GTPase-activating protein 1-like isoform X5 — encoded protein: MIESSSCSETVLERENRRLQEASMRLEQENDDLAHELVTSKIALRNDLDQAEDKADVLNKELLLTKQKLVETEEEKQKQEEETAQLKEIFRKRLEKAESEIKKTTAIIAEYKQICTQLSSRLEKQQAANKEELEVLKGKVMACKHCSEIFSKGDILRGPTEPRENTETITDDEKDALKKQLREMELDLAQTKLQLVEAKCKIQELEHQRGALMSEIQAAKNSWFSKTLNSIKTATGTQPLQQPPLSSSPKEGST
- the RABGAP1L gene encoding rab GTPase-activating protein 1-like isoform X4 → MMEEISIVVAYDSHVFSLRYEEDLLTSMVAVSKPKHVVPTKKLKKYEREYQTMRENQLQQEDPLDQYKRENRRLQEASMRLEQENDDLAHELVTSKIALRNDLDQAEDKADVLNKELLLTKQKLVETEEEKQKQEEETAQLKEIFRKRLEKAESEIKKTTAIIAEYKQICTQLSSRLEKQQAANKEELEVLKGKVMACKHCSEIFSKGDILRGPTEPRENTETITDDEKDALKKQLREMELDLAQTKLQLVEAKCKIQELEHQRGALMSEIQAAKNSWFSKTLNSIKTATGTQPLQQPPLSSSPKEGST